A stretch of the Flavobacterium sp. 5 genome encodes the following:
- a CDS encoding SusF/SusE family outer membrane protein: MKNIKNIISFIIMSIVLFSCEEKGLDNQDWLQEPNFANPLTLTLSSKDVVLIDENTNENAITFTWTKGNDRGEGTNLTYFFRMDILGNNFSKDIDDVTKKTVITEEIPVGVFTKSYTVKQLNSILLKHFKRPGGTLTNLEVQIIAQVNGGTQYQLPEVSTSSFVATSYSLGPLPLFMVGDAISGSWDYSTGKSLPEITERSIYTYVGDFSVGSFKVIEEPGSELPSYDPAAGNTIVYNETEPRTVDNVFKVTEAGRYSFYMDIEQKTYVFAKAPYPNIYMVGHAIDGIGWDIGKAKPMDWDAKNGVFSYKGKFNGPAGIKDYEGFKLFFKAGDWGAPCLMPKVTHTILIPDADAVPMYFNNTVSGDNKWDIETTGNYELIVDPVKMTIQLNKL; this comes from the coding sequence ATGAAAAACATAAAAAATATTATCTCATTTATAATAATGAGTATAGTTCTTTTTTCTTGCGAGGAGAAAGGACTTGATAATCAGGATTGGCTTCAGGAACCAAATTTTGCCAATCCTTTGACTTTAACTCTTTCTAGTAAAGATGTTGTGTTGATTGATGAAAATACCAATGAAAATGCAATAACTTTTACATGGACAAAAGGAAATGATAGAGGAGAGGGAACTAACTTGACGTACTTCTTCCGTATGGATATCTTAGGAAATAATTTCAGTAAAGATATTGATGATGTAACTAAAAAAACAGTGATTACAGAAGAGATTCCTGTTGGTGTTTTTACTAAATCCTATACAGTAAAACAGTTGAACTCTATTTTGCTGAAGCATTTTAAACGCCCAGGTGGTACTCTAACGAATCTTGAAGTGCAGATAATAGCACAGGTAAATGGCGGAACACAATATCAGCTTCCTGAAGTATCTACATCGAGTTTTGTTGCTACAAGTTATAGCCTAGGGCCATTACCGTTGTTTATGGTGGGTGATGCTATAAGTGGTAGTTGGGATTACAGTACAGGTAAAAGTTTGCCAGAAATAACGGAAAGATCAATATATACTTATGTAGGCGATTTTTCCGTAGGGTCATTCAAGGTTATTGAGGAACCAGGGAGCGAATTACCTTCTTACGATCCTGCGGCTGGAAATACTATAGTGTATAATGAAACTGAGCCAAGAACAGTTGATAATGTTTTTAAAGTAACCGAAGCAGGTCGTTATTCTTTTTATATGGATATTGAACAAAAAACGTATGTTTTTGCAAAAGCACCTTATCCAAATATTTATATGGTTGGACATGCAATAGATGGCATTGGCTGGGATATTGGAAAGGCTAAACCAATGGACTGGGATGCTAAAAATGGAGTCTTTTCTTATAAAGGAAAATTTAATGGTCCGGCAGGAATAAAAGATTATGAAGGATTTAAACTTTTTTTTAAGGCAGGCGACTGGGGTGCTCCATGCTTAATGCCAAAAGTAACTCATACTATACTTATACCTGATGCTGATGCTGTACCAATGTATTTTAACAATACTGTAAGTGGTGATAACAAATGGGATATTGAAACCACTGGTAATTACGAACTTATCGTAGATCCTGTAAAAATGACTATTCAGCTAAATAAGCTATAG
- a CDS encoding RagB/SusD family nutrient uptake outer membrane protein — translation MKNLYIRLIFLFIGLFLLSSCSDYLDKEDDVELTLDAVFESKTKTENWLASCYSRIPDPTWGYTRSLGWEILADDMSPSERWRQYGWEVIPFALGDWAVSSTWGPGYWNNLPQRIRECNILIKNIKPIPSQNLTESDVKLMIGECRFLKAYYYSLLISTYGPVPFNPDEITPVDFNLSDLQVGQTPYDEIVSWIDNELKEAEKVLPPSYTDSKYGRATSIMCKAVRARMLLFAASPLVNGNPDYAGHLSKDGKPLFSASYDANKWKIAADASKDLIISAEVAGYKLYVEMNAVTGKIDPFLSCQKLHLVEYNQGNKEVLFARPSVESKEYDRHTAPSGSGGAGGYGVTQSLVDAFFTANGLPITDPASGYVENGFSAEDGYWTNGSTKWNEVKSPGLVTVAGTYNMYCNREPRFYLAVNFDRAWYTDGANAGKDQGRKLDFFSGGKDNNHTHDAPQNGYLVRKRTDPTRDPLRDYFAPRQGILYRLGEAYLNYAEALNESDPGNADILIYVNKIRERAGVRTYTTGATDTQNIHVDSDQASIRKIIRMERRVELCTEGIRYDDLRRWKLAETVLNGPAYGMNFNGKNEAEFYKRTAYQTRVYKKAFYWFPIYLAEIEKNPNLVQSPFWAN, via the coding sequence ATGAAAAATTTATATATCAGATTAATATTCCTTTTTATAGGATTATTTTTATTGTCTTCGTGTTCCGATTACTTAGATAAAGAGGATGATGTCGAGCTTACTTTGGATGCTGTTTTTGAAAGTAAAACAAAAACAGAAAATTGGCTGGCAAGCTGTTACTCTCGGATTCCAGACCCTACTTGGGGGTATACCCGTAGCTTAGGATGGGAAATTTTGGCAGACGATATGAGCCCGTCAGAGAGATGGCGTCAATATGGTTGGGAGGTTATACCATTCGCACTTGGTGACTGGGCGGTGAGTTCAACATGGGGTCCAGGTTACTGGAATAATTTGCCTCAAAGAATCAGGGAATGCAACATATTAATTAAAAATATTAAGCCAATACCTTCACAAAATTTAACTGAAAGTGATGTAAAGCTGATGATTGGTGAGTGCCGTTTTTTAAAAGCATATTACTACTCACTTTTAATAAGTACGTATGGACCAGTCCCTTTTAATCCAGATGAAATTACTCCGGTAGATTTTAATCTTTCTGATTTGCAGGTAGGTCAGACTCCTTATGATGAGATTGTAAGCTGGATTGATAATGAATTAAAAGAGGCTGAAAAAGTTTTACCCCCATCTTACACGGATAGTAAATATGGTCGTGCCACATCAATTATGTGTAAAGCAGTTAGAGCCAGAATGTTGCTTTTTGCAGCAAGTCCTCTTGTTAATGGTAATCCAGATTATGCTGGTCACCTTTCCAAAGATGGAAAACCATTATTTAGCGCTTCTTATGATGCCAATAAATGGAAAATTGCAGCAGATGCCAGCAAAGATTTGATTATAAGTGCAGAAGTAGCTGGTTATAAATTGTATGTAGAAATGAATGCTGTTACAGGAAAAATTGATCCTTTTTTATCTTGTCAAAAATTACATCTTGTAGAGTATAATCAAGGAAATAAAGAAGTACTGTTTGCTCGTCCAAGTGTTGAATCCAAAGAATATGACAGACATACAGCACCAAGCGGAAGCGGAGGGGCTGGAGGATATGGTGTAACACAATCTCTGGTAGATGCTTTTTTTACAGCAAATGGATTGCCTATAACAGACCCAGCTTCTGGATATGTAGAAAATGGTTTTTCTGCTGAAGATGGGTATTGGACCAATGGGTCAACAAAATGGAATGAAGTTAAAAGTCCTGGCTTAGTTACTGTAGCGGGTACTTATAATATGTATTGCAATCGTGAACCAAGATTTTATCTGGCAGTTAACTTTGATAGGGCATGGTATACAGATGGTGCAAATGCAGGTAAGGATCAAGGTAGAAAACTTGATTTTTTTAGCGGTGGAAAAGATAATAACCATACACATGATGCGCCACAAAATGGATATTTGGTAAGAAAAAGAACAGATCCGACAAGAGATCCTCTTCGGGATTATTTTGCACCGCGTCAAGGAATTCTATATAGATTAGGAGAAGCCTATTTAAACTATGCCGAAGCACTTAATGAGTCAGATCCTGGCAATGCAGATATCTTGATATATGTTAACAAAATCAGAGAGAGAGCTGGTGTAAGAACCTATACAACAGGAGCAACTGATACTCAAAATATTCATGTCGATAGTGATCAGGCAAGTATCAGAAAAATTATCAGAATGGAACGAAGAGTTGAACTTTGTACTGAAGGAATACGTTATGATGATTTAAGAAGATGGAAATTAGCAGAAACCGTTCTAAATGGTCCTGCTTATGGAATGAACTTTAATGGTAAAAATGAAGCTGAATTCTATAAAAGAACAGCGTACCAGACAAGAGTATATAAAAAAGCATTTTACTGGTTTCCAATATACTTAGCAGAAATCGAAAAAAATCCAAATTTAGTTCAATCACCTTTCTGGGCCAACTAA
- a CDS encoding TonB-dependent receptor, which translates to MKIKTTWKMSTTQLSLFTLCKLKFSKVGFICLLFLLLCTGNSYAETIYLQDPVKITGKVTDSKGVSLPNATVFEKGTKNAVTTDFDGSFTITVSSPQAILVFKYIGMKDTERPLNNATTINVQMADETNDLQTVVVVGYGTMKKASVVGAISSVKPSLLQVGTSRTLGNNLAGQVTGIMAVQRSGEPGYDQSDIKIRGISTFAGGQNPLVLVDGIERNLNDLDPSEIESFSVLKDAAAGAVYGVRGANGVILINTKRGFVGTPKIQVRTEFSIQEPTKLPKFIGAAPYMSLLNELAVDSGKVEPYSADRIAKTANKYDPDLYPDVNWVDEITKDYAYTSRTNLNIAGGSEILRYALTASYYSEKGMLAADPKLSYDTETRLNRANIRSNVDVNLSKTTLFRLNIGGFLQNLNKGNSSTDDLFNTAFETTPFAHPAVYSDGTFPKVINRPNPWAMSTQQGFYKLSGSKIESLASLEQDFKSITPGLKAKFTYAFDSFSENKVERGKSPNYYDVATKRDLDGSLIHSIQSYGQDYLGFNKDYEHDYFGNKRIYLEANVSYSHAFGKHDVTGLLLYNQDSYDDGTPPQAFKHQGLAGRASYTFDRKYVGEVNFGYNGSENFAKGQRYGFFPSVSMGWIASEEKFMESLKDVFNKIKLRGSYGLAGNDNIGGNRRFAYQTTISDNNNSDYNWGTGQGVKYEGIEEGEIGVTNLTWEKVAKTDIGLELGILNTIDLTVDVFQDKRKDILIRRNTVPTQAGFINAPFANIGKMENKGFEVALNFNKQITPDFFMSWRANFTFVENKVTEKDEADTVKGTYRSATGISHNTLYGYIATGLYTKEDFVSDNVLAPGIAIPQFGVAVRPGDIKYEDRNSDGKIDGLDQGFIGGTTDPQIVYGFGNTSKYKQFDFSFFFQGIAKSERIIGGSTFIPGSGEGTLGNIYGNYQDRWTEENPNQDVFYPRLSYGPNINNALPSTWWKKDMSFGRLKSMEFGYSLKKNTAEKMRLQGLRVYVSGNNLWYISNFKLWDPELDTSNGLKYPSTKSVLFGLDISL; encoded by the coding sequence ATGAAAATTAAAACGACTTGGAAAATGTCAACAACTCAACTGAGCTTATTTACCTTGTGTAAATTAAAGTTTAGTAAGGTTGGATTTATTTGTTTGCTATTTCTGTTGCTCTGCACTGGAAATAGTTATGCAGAAACCATCTATTTACAGGACCCCGTAAAAATTACTGGAAAAGTAACTGATTCTAAAGGGGTTTCATTACCCAATGCTACTGTATTTGAAAAAGGTACAAAAAACGCGGTAACGACAGACTTTGATGGAAGTTTTACTATTACTGTATCGTCTCCCCAAGCGATACTAGTATTTAAGTATATTGGAATGAAAGATACCGAAAGGCCTTTGAACAATGCTACAACTATAAATGTACAAATGGCAGATGAAACTAACGATCTTCAGACTGTTGTAGTTGTAGGTTATGGTACGATGAAAAAAGCATCCGTTGTAGGTGCTATCAGTAGTGTAAAGCCTTCGTTGTTACAGGTAGGAACTTCTCGTACATTAGGGAACAATCTGGCAGGTCAAGTAACAGGTATAATGGCCGTTCAAAGATCAGGTGAACCAGGTTATGATCAATCGGATATAAAAATCCGTGGAATCTCTACTTTTGCGGGAGGGCAAAATCCGCTTGTATTAGTAGATGGAATTGAACGTAACCTAAACGATCTTGACCCTTCAGAAATTGAATCTTTCTCAGTTTTAAAAGATGCTGCTGCGGGTGCTGTTTATGGTGTTAGGGGTGCAAATGGAGTTATTTTGATAAATACTAAAAGAGGTTTTGTTGGTACTCCAAAAATACAAGTAAGAACTGAATTTTCCATTCAGGAACCTACTAAATTGCCAAAATTTATTGGTGCTGCACCTTACATGAGTTTGCTAAATGAATTAGCTGTTGACAGTGGTAAAGTAGAACCATATTCAGCAGATCGTATTGCAAAAACTGCTAATAAATATGATCCTGATCTGTATCCAGATGTAAACTGGGTGGACGAAATCACCAAAGATTATGCGTATACGTCTAGAACTAATTTAAATATTGCTGGAGGTTCGGAAATTCTGAGATATGCATTAACAGCTTCTTATTATAGTGAGAAAGGAATGCTAGCTGCGGATCCAAAGTTATCTTATGATACAGAAACGCGATTGAACAGAGCAAATATCCGTTCAAATGTTGATGTAAACTTGTCTAAAACAACTTTATTCAGATTAAATATTGGAGGTTTTTTACAAAATCTTAACAAAGGAAATAGCAGTACTGATGATTTGTTCAATACTGCTTTTGAAACCACTCCTTTTGCTCATCCAGCAGTCTATTCAGACGGGACTTTTCCTAAGGTTATAAATCGTCCAAACCCATGGGCTATGAGTACACAGCAAGGATTTTATAAACTAAGTGGTAGCAAAATTGAAAGTTTGGCATCATTGGAACAAGATTTTAAATCTATTACTCCAGGATTGAAAGCGAAATTTACCTATGCGTTTGATTCTTTTTCTGAAAATAAAGTGGAGCGTGGTAAATCACCTAACTATTATGATGTAGCTACTAAAAGAGATCTTGATGGAAGTTTAATTCATAGCATTCAGAGTTATGGTCAAGACTATCTAGGGTTCAATAAAGATTATGAGCATGATTATTTTGGAAATAAACGTATTTATCTGGAAGCGAATGTTTCGTATAGTCATGCTTTTGGAAAACATGATGTAACAGGTTTATTGTTATATAATCAAGACAGTTATGATGATGGAACACCACCTCAAGCATTTAAACATCAAGGATTGGCAGGAAGGGCTTCATATACTTTTGACCGAAAATATGTTGGAGAAGTAAATTTTGGATACAATGGGTCAGAGAATTTTGCAAAAGGGCAGCGTTATGGATTCTTCCCATCTGTATCTATGGGCTGGATAGCAAGCGAAGAAAAATTTATGGAGTCTCTTAAGGATGTTTTTAATAAAATTAAACTTCGTGGATCTTATGGGTTAGCTGGAAATGATAATATCGGAGGAAACAGAAGATTTGCTTATCAAACTACAATTAGTGATAATAATAATTCAGACTATAATTGGGGTACGGGGCAAGGTGTAAAATATGAAGGTATAGAGGAAGGAGAAATTGGAGTAACCAATTTGACATGGGAAAAAGTTGCAAAAACTGATATTGGTTTAGAATTAGGAATATTGAATACGATTGATTTGACAGTAGATGTATTTCAGGACAAAAGGAAAGACATCCTTATCCGACGTAATACTGTTCCAACCCAAGCAGGATTTATCAATGCGCCTTTTGCTAATATTGGAAAAATGGAAAATAAAGGATTTGAAGTAGCACTAAATTTCAATAAGCAGATAACTCCCGATTTCTTTATGAGCTGGCGTGCCAATTTTACTTTTGTTGAAAATAAAGTTACCGAAAAGGATGAAGCAGATACTGTTAAAGGAACTTACCGCTCTGCAACAGGTATTTCGCACAATACATTATATGGGTATATAGCAACAGGGTTATATACTAAGGAAGATTTTGTTTCGGATAATGTGTTAGCTCCCGGTATTGCCATCCCACAGTTTGGAGTGGCAGTACGTCCAGGAGATATAAAATATGAAGATAGAAATAGCGACGGAAAAATAGATGGTTTAGACCAAGGTTTTATAGGTGGTACAACTGATCCTCAAATTGTATATGGTTTTGGAAATACCTCCAAATACAAACAATTCGATTTTAGCTTTTTCTTTCAAGGGATAGCAAAATCTGAACGAATCATAGGAGGAAGCACTTTTATACCAGGAAGTGGTGAGGGTACTTTGGGAAATATTTATGGTAACTACCAAGACCGTTGGACTGAAGAAAATCCTAATCAAGATGTATTTTATCCAAGATTGAGCTATGGACCAAATATTAATAATGCTCTTCCATCTACTTGGTGGAAAAAAGATATGAGTTTTGGCCGATTGAAATCTATGGAATTTGGATACTCATTGAAGAAAAATACCGCAGAAAAAATGAGACTACAAGGGTTAAGAGTATATGTTAGCGGTAATAACTTATGGTACATTTCAAATTTTAAACTTTGGGATCCTGAGTTAGACACATCAAATGGTTTAAAATATCCATCAACAAAATCTGTTCTTTTTGGATTAGATATAAGTCTATAA
- a CDS encoding TIM-barrel domain-containing protein encodes MKKGFKLLALVPMLVLNIFISWSQTSNMVGDNVAVFYPNNFNPAGTLPSLIFVNDFTNQGSVPSSWSIKPVFSTANGKSVVKISYTGSVDFYGNGEVSGPLKRNDTQVTLWNSEAPNYWIDNGTRLYQSHPWIMGIRPNGTAFGIIADHTWKQSFVISNPITITSDGPGFRVIVIERNSPQELLKTLADLTGKIDLPALWTLGYQQSRFTYTPDSKVKSIADEFRNRKIPCDVLWMDIDYMDKFKIFTFDPSTFSNPKGLNDYLHTKNFKAVYMIDPGVKKETGYFVYDQGKAGNHWVQKADGTEFNGQVWPGDVAFPDFTRPETSKWWSGLYKDFMAKGIDGIWNDMNEPSVFETSNKTMPEDNLHRGGGDMPAGSHLRYHNVYGYMMVKASREGIAAANPDKRPFVLSRSNFLGGQRYAATWTGDNSSTWAHLKLSIPMSITLGLSGQPISGADIGGFNNDCTPDLLGHWMALGAYYPFSRNHSVSGSINQEPWAFGSEIENVSRTAVNRRYRLLPYMYTLLREASQTGMPLMRPVFFADNTDLSLRSEQQAFMVGKDLLVIPRWAVNPNLPKGNWNKVKLEATEDDKYQALLYVRPGSVVPITEVVQSTTDYKSDNITYLINPLEDGTATGEIYHDDGDGFGYKTNDYATHEINVTKHNADSLKVVISQTAGSKNINRISRTGYVTDNGIVYSAWSTSTVRYIPLIPDNNQNIDLSMVNTMFLKGSFNANLTPMINVGDKKWKFDGLNLKAGQTYTLKFIQSKNANGFEWGGAVGLSGNAMQTTDSSNTISFTINSDGNYSVTFDESTLKYVIQKTPAINSLSIVGDATDLMNFDMLGLPMNQSLEDLNVFTWTGHLFPSNGKTEGKFKFHNGTGGQCDDVWIYANSSDQSLSSTSMVIANGCSYPDNKWKVKTGENGTYKITVNVATNVVKIEKLHDFATLSITGDATSIGWDPKGLPMNHDLDHPNVFTWTGTLTASDGTSQGRFKIHSGPNNWCDDTWLYASVADQSLSANTYEIFPGCTGPDNKWKVKAGETGSYKITIDVVAKTINIEKMITSLAIVGDATSIGWDPKGLPMQQSTDNAGIYTWTGTLSAANGTTEGKLKFHSGLNGICDDIWLYSTTDNQSISNNSFTIANGCTSADNKWKIKAGETGTYKVTVDIKTKKVSFQKTILESLSIVGDATSAGNDSKGLLMEQSNENLNIFKWTGILSATNGSTEGKFKFHSGGGLCEDAWLYASETDQTLSGTAFTKVDGCTTPDDMWKVQVGETGTYKVTVNLETNKISIKNISTSLGLASPKKEKSFIYPNPVGNTLFFSTKMAGINISIFSPTGSLVLKQKVDNNNSVDVSKLKVGTYFIITNKNQMAIKFIKK; translated from the coding sequence ATGAAAAAAGGATTTAAACTACTCGCATTAGTTCCTATGTTGGTATTGAATATATTCATATCCTGGAGTCAGACTTCAAATATGGTTGGCGACAATGTTGCAGTTTTTTACCCAAACAATTTCAATCCTGCTGGTACATTACCGTCTCTGATTTTTGTAAATGATTTTACTAACCAGGGAAGTGTTCCTTCATCATGGTCAATAAAACCTGTTTTTAGCACAGCAAATGGTAAAAGCGTAGTAAAAATCTCTTATACAGGAAGTGTTGATTTTTATGGTAACGGAGAAGTTTCGGGACCACTGAAACGTAATGATACTCAAGTAACATTATGGAATAGTGAAGCGCCAAATTATTGGATTGATAATGGTACCCGTCTTTATCAGTCACATCCCTGGATTATGGGTATCCGTCCCAATGGTACTGCTTTTGGAATTATTGCTGATCATACCTGGAAACAATCTTTTGTAATATCAAATCCAATAACTATAACTTCTGATGGTCCTGGATTCAGGGTAATTGTCATCGAAAGAAATAGCCCTCAGGAGTTATTGAAAACACTTGCAGATTTAACGGGAAAAATTGATCTCCCTGCTTTATGGACACTGGGTTATCAGCAAAGCAGATTTACCTATACCCCAGATTCAAAGGTAAAAAGTATTGCTGACGAATTCAGAAATCGAAAAATTCCGTGTGATGTACTTTGGATGGATATTGACTATATGGACAAGTTTAAGATATTTACTTTTGATCCTAGTACATTTAGTAATCCTAAAGGATTGAATGACTATTTGCATACTAAAAACTTCAAAGCTGTTTACATGATTGACCCTGGCGTAAAAAAAGAGACAGGTTATTTCGTGTATGATCAAGGAAAAGCAGGTAATCATTGGGTACAAAAAGCTGATGGTACAGAATTTAATGGTCAAGTCTGGCCAGGTGATGTTGCCTTTCCCGATTTTACCCGCCCAGAAACCAGTAAATGGTGGAGTGGGTTGTATAAAGATTTTATGGCAAAAGGCATAGATGGAATTTGGAATGACATGAATGAACCTTCTGTATTTGAAACTTCAAACAAAACCATGCCGGAAGACAATTTACATCGTGGAGGCGGAGACATGCCTGCGGGAAGTCACTTAAGATATCACAATGTATATGGCTATATGATGGTCAAAGCAAGTCGTGAAGGAATTGCAGCAGCAAACCCTGATAAACGGCCATTTGTTTTATCGCGCTCTAATTTTTTAGGAGGTCAAAGATATGCTGCTACTTGGACGGGAGATAACTCATCTACCTGGGCACATTTAAAACTATCTATCCCAATGTCTATAACATTAGGTCTTTCTGGTCAACCAATTTCTGGTGCTGATATTGGTGGTTTTAACAACGATTGCACCCCTGACTTACTTGGTCATTGGATGGCTCTTGGTGCTTATTATCCTTTTTCAAGAAATCATTCTGTATCGGGATCTATTAATCAAGAACCTTGGGCTTTTGGTTCGGAAATTGAAAACGTATCCCGAACAGCAGTTAATCGCAGATATCGTCTACTTCCATATATGTACACACTATTAAGAGAGGCTTCGCAAACAGGAATGCCTTTGATGAGACCAGTATTTTTTGCTGATAATACGGATTTGAGTTTACGAAGCGAACAGCAGGCCTTTATGGTCGGGAAAGATTTGTTGGTAATACCGAGATGGGCTGTGAATCCAAATCTGCCAAAAGGAAATTGGAATAAAGTAAAGCTTGAAGCTACTGAAGATGATAAATACCAAGCTCTTCTATATGTAAGACCGGGTTCAGTAGTTCCTATTACAGAAGTAGTTCAAAGTACAACAGATTATAAAAGTGACAATATTACCTATTTGATAAATCCATTGGAAGATGGGACTGCTACTGGCGAAATTTATCATGATGATGGTGATGGATTTGGTTACAAAACAAATGATTATGCAACTCATGAAATTAATGTAACAAAACACAATGCTGATTCATTAAAAGTTGTAATCAGCCAGACAGCAGGAAGCAAAAACATAAATCGTATCAGCAGAACAGGATATGTTACAGATAATGGTATTGTATATTCAGCTTGGTCTACAAGTACGGTTCGTTACATACCACTTATACCAGACAATAATCAGAATATTGATTTAAGTATGGTAAATACAATGTTTCTTAAAGGTAGTTTTAATGCAAATTTAACTCCAATGATAAATGTTGGTGATAAGAAATGGAAATTTGATGGACTAAATTTAAAGGCTGGTCAGACATACACATTAAAATTTATTCAGAGTAAAAATGCAAATGGATTTGAATGGGGAGGTGCAGTAGGGTTATCTGGAAATGCTATGCAAACTACTGATAGTAGTAATACAATTTCATTTACGATAAATTCGGATGGTAATTACAGTGTAACATTTGATGAATCTACATTAAAATATGTGATTCAAAAAACACCAGCAATCAATTCACTATCTATTGTAGGAGATGCTACAGATCTCATGAACTTTGATATGTTAGGATTACCTATGAATCAATCGCTTGAAGATTTGAATGTTTTTACATGGACAGGTCATTTATTTCCTAGTAATGGTAAAACCGAAGGGAAATTTAAATTTCATAATGGAACAGGAGGACAATGTGATGATGTATGGATTTATGCAAATTCTTCCGATCAGTCTTTGTCTTCAACATCTATGGTTATTGCAAATGGTTGCTCTTATCCAGATAATAAATGGAAAGTAAAAACTGGAGAAAATGGCACGTACAAAATAACGGTGAATGTTGCTACAAATGTAGTCAAAATAGAAAAGCTTCATGATTTTGCCACTTTGTCTATAACAGGTGATGCTACTTCTATAGGTTGGGATCCCAAAGGACTGCCAATGAATCATGATCTAGATCACCCTAATGTTTTTACATGGACAGGAACATTAACTGCAAGCGATGGTACTTCGCAGGGAAGATTTAAAATTCATTCTGGTCCTAATAATTGGTGTGATGATACTTGGTTGTATGCCTCAGTTGCCGATCAATCTTTATCTGCAAATACATATGAAATTTTTCCGGGATGTACGGGACCAGATAATAAATGGAAAGTAAAAGCAGGAGAAACGGGTAGTTATAAGATTACTATTGATGTCGTTGCCAAAACAATCAATATAGAAAAAATGATTACTTCTCTGGCAATAGTTGGTGATGCTACTTCAATAGGATGGGATCCCAAAGGACTTCCAATGCAGCAATCTACTGATAATGCTGGCATTTATACATGGACTGGAACTTTATCAGCAGCTAATGGAACTACAGAAGGGAAATTAAAATTTCATTCAGGGTTAAATGGCATCTGTGACGATATCTGGTTGTATTCAACTACAGATAATCAATCAATATCTAATAATAGTTTTACGATAGCTAACGGATGTACTTCTGCAGATAATAAATGGAAAATAAAGGCTGGAGAAACAGGAACATATAAGGTTACTGTTGATATTAAAACTAAAAAAGTAAGTTTCCAAAAAACAATACTAGAGTCATTATCAATTGTTGGAGACGCAACTTCTGCAGGTAATGATAGTAAAGGGTTATTGATGGAGCAATCTAATGAGAACTTAAACATTTTTAAATGGACAGGAATATTGTCCGCTACAAATGGTAGTACCGAAGGGAAATTCAAATTTCATTCAGGTGGTGGCTTGTGCGAGGATGCATGGTTGTACGCATCGGAAACAGACCAAACTCTATCTGGCACAGCGTTTACAAAAGTAGACGGATGTACAACTCCTGATGACATGTGGAAAGTACAGGTTGGAGAAACAGGAACATATAAGGTAACTGTTAATTTAGAGACTAATAAAATAAGCATAAAAAATATTTCTACAAGTCTTGGTTTAGCTAGTCCTAAAAAGGAAAAAAGTTTTATTTATCCAAACCCAGTAGGGAACACGCTTTTCTTTAGTACGAAGATGGCAGGAATAAATATTAGTATT